In one Melopsittacus undulatus isolate bMelUnd1 chromosome 4, bMelUnd1.mat.Z, whole genome shotgun sequence genomic region, the following are encoded:
- the INSM2 gene encoding insulinoma-associated protein 2, producing the protein MPRGFLVKRSRRPGGSYRARPRERDPERDPPPAPPPPLLPAPPPPTAGGSPAARPAAEEQEEGEEEEGAAAAAYPATWPPGGGGGPGLAPQEGPAAWGTAGPCSAAGPRAALFERCLSSPASAESFPLAASFPPAEKLLLQPRTPLPVPPPPPVPALKRPSRAKAPAKKAKATRKLSFADEVTTSPVLGLRIKEEGPEGRPGPPTGRTPLGEFICQLCKEQYADPLALAQHRCSRIVRVEYRCPECHKIFSCPANLASHRRWHKPRPGPSSDGPAAAAAPPGKENSPERRPRGPAALSPQPPPPPRQHRGGADSASGAQVPPGPAPGPVGEAFACPCCQKRFRRQAYLRKHLGTHGPARPAAYGPPERGQVAFACHLCGARFPSADIRDKHRLWHAVREELLLSPPPPAGPPEGGAVGGERQGFPCKHCPATFFSAPGLARHASKCHPPESRQVLLLQVPVRPGC; encoded by the coding sequence ATGCCACGCGGGTTCCTCGTCAAGCGCAGCCGGCGCCCCGGCGGCTCCTACCGGGCGCGCCCGCGGGAGCGGGACCCAGAGCGGGacccgccgcccgccccgccgccgcccctgctgcccgccccgccgccgcccaCAGCCGGGGGCAGCCCCGCCGCCAGGCCTGCGgcggaggagcaggaggagggcgaggaggaggagggcgctgccgccgccgcgtACCCCGCGACGTGGCCCCCCGGCGGTGGCGGCGGCCCTGGGCTGGCCCCGCAGGAGGGACCAGCAGCCTGGGGCACGGCGGGACCCTGCAGCGCCGCAGGGCCGCGGGCAGCTCTTTTCGAGCGGTGCCTCAGCTCCCCCGCCTCCGCCGAGTCCTTCCCCCTGGCCGCCTCCTTCCCGCCAGCcgagaagctgctgctgcagccccgcACGCCTCTGCCCgtcccgccgccgccgccggtgCCCGCACTGAAGCGGCCGTCTCGGGCCAAGGCGCCGGCCAAGAAGGCCAAGGCCACGCGAAAGCTGAGCTTCGCCGACGAGGTGACCACCTCGCCCGTGCTGGGGCTGCGCATCAAGGAGGAGGGTCCCGAGGGCAGGCCGGGGCCGCCGACGGGGCGCACGCCGCTGGGCGAGTTCATCTGCCAGCTGTGCAAGGAGCAGTACGCGGACCCGCTGGCGCTGGCCCAGCACCGCTGCTCCCGCATCGTGCGCGTCGAGTACCGCTGCCCCGAGTGCCACAAGATCTTCAGCTGTCCCGCCAACCTGGCCTCGCACCGCCGCTGGCACAAACCGCGGCCCGGCCCCAGCTCCgacggccccgccgccgccgccgcccctcCGGGCAAGGAGAATAGCCCCGAGCGACGGCCCCGCGGCCCCGCGGCGCTCTCGCcacagccgccgccgccgccccgtCAGCACCGCGGCGGCGCGGACAGCGCCAGCGGCGCTCAGGttccccccggccccgctcccggcCCCGTCGGGGAGGCTTTCGcctgcccctgctgccagaAGCGGTTCCGGCGGCAGGCCTACCTCCGCAAGCACCTGGGCACTCACGGGCCGGCGCGGCCCGCCGCCTACGGCCCTCCGGAGCGCGGCCAGGTCGCCTTCGCCTGCCACCTCTGCGGCGCCCGCTTCCCGTCGGCGGACATCAGGGACAAGCACCGGCTGTGGCACGCCGTCcgggaggagctgctgctgtcgccgccgccgccggcaGGGCCCCCCGAGGGCGGTGCGGTGGGCGGTGAGCGGCAGGGCTTCCCCTGCAAGCACTGCCCCGCCACCTTCTTCAGCGCGCCCGGGCTGGCGCGACACGCGAGCAAGTGCCACCCGCCGGAGAGCAGGCAggtcctgctgctccaggtGCCCGTCCGTCCGGGCTGCTAG